From the Bacteroidales bacterium genome, the window TAATGTAAAAGTATATGATGTTTTAGGAAACCTTATTTTGAATCAACAAGCTGTTCAGGGTTTAAATAAATTTCAGCTTAATGTTGAAACCGGCATATATATAACAAAGGTTCAAACAGAAGGACAAATTATAACGCAGAAAGTTATGTTAAACAAGTAATATTAATTCTTAAAACTACAGATATGAAAACAATATATAAAAAACAAAAAAGGAATTACTCTAAACCAAATATTGAACAAATAAAAATTGATAATGAAATTTCTATTTTTATGACAACCAGTAGTGATACACCTCCGGGAGATCCCAGCAGTGCATTACAACCGGATAAGTTAGATAATAACCCTTTTAAAATTTCGAAAGCATAAATACTAAATCATTTTTTTTGAAGTCCCCAATGTTTGGGGACTTTTTTTTATATTTACAAAAAAATAATTATGGATTTGAATGAATTATTTAAAAGAAAAAGTTTATTTGCTACAAGGAATGTAGGCAACGAAAAAGTTCTTGTACCTGTAAAAAATAATATTGCCAACATGACCGAAATATACACACTTAATGAAGTTGGATGTTTTATCTGGGATAATATTGACGGGATAAAAAATGAAGATGATATTATTAATGAAATCACCAATGAATTCGATATTGACAGGGAAACTGCAAAAAAAGACCTGAATGATTTTCTCGAAAAATTCAATAATATTTAAAATCAATTATTCATTTTATTTTGAATTCACAATACTTATCAATTGCAAGGTTTATTATTAAAGTTACTTCTGAATGTAACGCTGAGATTATTTTTGAAGAAGGCTATAAATATTTTACAACTACCGAAAATACAGCGAACCCAGATATTACAATCAAAGCATTCGATTCCATTCCCAAAAATTTATCAGAAAAAATTTTTTTATTATTTGAAGTAAAAAACAATAATCAGAATTTCTTTTCCATTTACAAACATAATGACTCATTAAAACTTTTTATTTAC encodes:
- a CDS encoding PqqD family protein translates to MDLNELFKRKSLFATRNVGNEKVLVPVKNNIANMTEIYTLNEVGCFIWDNIDGIKNEDDIINEITNEFDIDRETAKKDLNDFLEKFNNI